Proteins co-encoded in one Alphaproteobacteria bacterium GM7ARS4 genomic window:
- a CDS encoding glycosyltransferase, with protein sequence MSSHPPPLISVVTPTYNRSRLLTSAIESIQQQTFTNWELIIIDDASSDETDAVVRAMLKKDARLRYYRQEQNQGPAAARNRAFHLAQGSFIAFQDDDDISMPHRLKTQIDVFRHNPALDLIAPYLQCLKGDTLTPQRLGTDFASFARAPVPVADLACMPFPAPALMGRKNIFFEVPLRPFFPVAEDYDFIIRCVPHFNITTIPDVLYQYRVASDTHRSITTSADRALVVLKYHYAAWVSAYCVAIGQPDPVKNALNVDDVLQQARTSLLKAPRQAKDVLHHKYGNDHLDTACYARDKEGIAHILEFLQRYTTAKDYGHILAHYALRRGDKAPQALLSLTEAKKDAFPLPLLSWLALFRTLTAHAIKHKNKALFLEILKKLGPMRGGVRALILSMLNVIRRLSQYAITGIRWLLSSTGIIKKPLTPKVSVIMPTYNRAHLLPDAIKSLHKQTMRDWELIIIDDNSHDKTRHVVFEFMKHDSRIRYLRTSRNSGPAIARNMGIQAARGRYIALQDDDDLSLPQRLKTQANVMERDSTVDIVATLMAEFNDDTVTPNPYGKGWASQAHALPPIHQRTSFVQVCIGTIMGRRHVFKETPLRPFFRLNEDYDFFMRCIEKYNAVTIPKTLYHYRKQSAHSPIAQRTQQRNFIQLHKYHWLVWISALHRHHAWTDPMDTAQTLNDVARALHPEYERHASRNFCELASGFSDNLIRYGSHDDFQDALDFTTCFGNEQTERHLVADILTKARSYPTKQQDIYHTLINIYGDKRQDITAVIERYAPQKIASMP encoded by the coding sequence ATGTCCTCCCATCCACCTCCCCTTATCAGTGTCGTAACGCCCACATATAATCGCTCCCGTCTCCTCACATCCGCTATCGAGAGCATTCAACAACAGACATTCACCAATTGGGAACTTATCATCATCGATGATGCCAGTAGCGACGAGACGGACGCTGTCGTGCGCGCCATGCTCAAAAAAGATGCGCGTCTCCGCTATTACCGACAGGAACAAAATCAGGGACCAGCAGCCGCACGAAACAGAGCCTTCCATCTGGCACAAGGCTCTTTTATCGCCTTCCAAGATGATGACGATATATCGATGCCGCATCGCCTCAAAACACAAATCGATGTCTTTCGACATAACCCCGCCTTAGACCTTATCGCACCCTACCTACAATGCCTGAAGGGAGACACCCTCACCCCGCAAAGACTGGGAACGGACTTCGCCTCCTTTGCTCGCGCTCCCGTGCCTGTTGCTGACCTCGCATGCATGCCCTTTCCCGCCCCAGCCCTCATGGGGCGTAAAAATATATTCTTCGAAGTCCCGTTGCGCCCCTTCTTCCCCGTCGCCGAAGATTACGACTTTATCATACGCTGTGTCCCCCACTTTAATATTACCACCATCCCCGACGTCCTCTACCAGTATCGGGTCGCCAGTGATACCCATCGCTCGATCACAACAAGCGCGGATCGCGCTCTTGTTGTCCTCAAATACCACTATGCCGCATGGGTCTCGGCCTATTGTGTCGCCATAGGACAGCCAGATCCCGTCAAAAACGCCCTCAATGTCGATGATGTCTTGCAACAGGCACGAACATCCCTTCTCAAAGCGCCACGACAAGCAAAGGATGTCCTGCACCATAAGTATGGAAACGACCATCTCGATACAGCATGCTATGCCCGTGATAAGGAAGGCATCGCCCATATCCTAGAATTCTTACAAAGATATACAACGGCAAAAGATTACGGACATATCCTCGCCCACTATGCTCTGAGACGGGGCGATAAAGCGCCTCAAGCCCTCCTGTCACTCACGGAAGCAAAAAAAGACGCCTTCCCCCTCCCCCTCCTCTCATGGCTCGCGCTCTTTCGCACGCTGACAGCCCATGCCATCAAACATAAGAATAAGGCACTCTTCCTAGAGATACTCAAAAAACTTGGGCCCATGCGTGGCGGCGTCCGCGCACTTATCCTGAGCATGCTGAACGTGATACGCCGCCTCTCTCAGTACGCCATCACAGGGATAAGGTGGCTCTTATCTTCAACAGGTATCATCAAAAAGCCACTGACGCCTAAAGTGAGCGTTATCATGCCAACCTATAATCGAGCCCATCTCTTACCAGACGCCATCAAAAGCCTCCATAAACAAACCATGCGTGATTGGGAACTTATCATCATTGATGATAACAGCCATGACAAGACGCGCCATGTCGTCTTCGAATTCATGAAACATGACTCACGCATACGCTATCTTCGCACCAGTCGCAATAGCGGACCCGCCATCGCACGCAATATGGGAATCCAAGCGGCGCGCGGGCGCTATATCGCCCTACAAGATGATGATGATCTCTCCCTGCCACAACGCCTCAAAACACAAGCCAACGTCATGGAGCGTGATAGCACAGTCGATATTGTCGCCACACTCATGGCAGAATTTAACGATGACACGGTCACCCCAAACCCATATGGAAAAGGATGGGCATCACAAGCCCACGCCCTCCCCCCCATCCATCAACGCACATCCTTCGTCCAAGTGTGTATCGGCACCATCATGGGACGACGCCACGTGTTCAAAGAGACGCCCCTACGCCCCTTCTTTCGCCTCAACGAAGATTACGATTTCTTTATGCGGTGTATCGAGAAATATAATGCGGTGACAATCCCAAAAACACTCTATCACTATCGCAAACAAAGCGCGCACTCGCCCATCGCACAGAGAACACAACAGCGCAACTTTATCCAACTCCATAAATACCACTGGCTTGTGTGGATTTCTGCCCTCCACCGCCACCACGCATGGACAGACCCCATGGACACAGCACAGACCCTGAACGATGTGGCGCGCGCGCTCCATCCTGAGTATGAACGCCACGCATCACGCAATTTCTGTGAGCTCGCCTCAGGGTTTAGCGATAATCTGATACGATACGGCTCGCATGACGATTTTCAAGATGCTCTTGATTTCACAACATGCTTTGGCAATGAACAGACAGAACGCCATCTCGTTGCCGACATTCTCACGAAGGCACGCTCATATCCCACGAAACAACAAGACATCTATCATACACTTATCAACATCTACGGCGATAAAAGACAAGACATCACAGCGGTGATAGAACGCTATGCGCCACAGAAAATCGCGTCCATGCCATGA
- a CDS encoding glycosyltransferase, giving the protein MTTYNRASLLQQAITSIQRQTLQDWELVIVDDASHDNTPQLLERLEKQDGRLRVYRHKENKGPATARNTGVRHAQGRYIALHDDDDISLSQRLQTQADVLDAQPHIDMVVPALQCMTRDTPISTILKTDFVSSPTSPPSLVTLADMPFPFPALMGRQELFHKIPMRPFFAFAEDYDFVLRCIRYYHIETIDDVLYYYRIADDKRHTMSTSSHTLYQQWIYQYLSWASACHHHYGWEDPIDHSKTIEEARQKIHPQFAHKAQQGIKKLVKGFLHNMIKRQTPQEFRHNLTKVLHVIQDKKYFFSISHKIIFQCLLKGHRLHLSSFLHFLLLTNKAHDTSRLS; this is encoded by the coding sequence ATGACCACGTATAACCGCGCCTCCCTGCTCCAACAGGCGATAACAAGCATTCAGCGTCAGACACTCCAAGATTGGGAACTCGTGATTGTTGATGATGCCAGTCATGACAACACCCCTCAATTGCTCGAACGGCTCGAAAAACAAGACGGGCGTCTCCGTGTCTATCGCCATAAAGAGAATAAAGGACCAGCAACAGCGCGCAATACGGGAGTCCGCCATGCGCAAGGGCGCTATATCGCCCTCCATGATGATGACGACATATCCCTCTCCCAACGCCTACAAACCCAAGCCGATGTTCTCGATGCGCAGCCCCATATCGATATGGTTGTCCCCGCCCTCCAATGTATGACAAGGGACACACCCATCTCGACCATCCTCAAAACAGACTTTGTCTCCAGTCCAACGTCGCCGCCGTCTCTTGTCACCCTTGCCGACATGCCTTTCCCCTTTCCCGCCCTCATGGGACGCCAAGAGCTCTTCCATAAGATCCCCATGCGCCCCTTTTTCGCCTTTGCCGAAGATTATGACTTTGTCTTACGTTGCATACGGTATTATCATATCGAGACAATTGACGATGTGCTCTATTATTACAGGATTGCCGATGACAAACGTCACACCATGAGCACATCGTCACACACCCTGTATCAACAATGGATTTACCAATATCTTAGCTGGGCATCGGCATGCCACCATCACTATGGCTGGGAAGACCCCATCGACCATAGCAAAACCATCGAAGAGGCGCGACAAAAAATCCATCCGCAATTCGCGCACAAAGCCCAACAAGGCATTAAAAAACTCGTCAAAGGCTTCTTACACAACATGATTAAACGACAAACACCCCAAGAGTTTAGGCATAACCTGACAAAAGTCCTCCATGTCATACAGGACAAAAAATACTTTTTCTCTATCAGTCATAAAATCATCTTTCAATGCCTCCTTAAGGGACATCGTCTTCACCTCTCTTCTTTCCTTCATTTTCTCCTTTTGACAAACAAAGCCCATGATACCTCACGCCTATCCTGA
- a CDS encoding glycosyltransferase family 2 protein, translated as MIPHAYPDTRPDACPDAHPDVSVILNTYNRASLLRQAIKSIQRQTLQDWELIIVDDASHDSTPQLLERLKKQDGRLRVYRHKENKGLATARNTGVRHARGRYIALHDDDDTSMPHRLQTQVDILDTHPHIDMVSTWLTSHQGGGKKGIGQKRMSRHFTPDSLPPMDTLTCMPLPSPPLMGRRHVFQDTRMRPFFKKAEDYDFILRCVERYHIYIIPRILYQWRTASHSHETMSTSGKNLLCLWKYHCAAWMSAYDRRRHRHDTIDTHRHIDSYLESKAEDFLALPKTIKKQLLCRFCRRCLHHALRHKGLEEYQEALCLLKTLGGARSVNAIAPKILFACFRRWQPRYALPLLSMYLQLQGRASASSVL; from the coding sequence ATGATACCTCACGCCTATCCTGACACCCGTCCCGACGCCTGTCCCGACGCCCATCCCGACGTCAGTGTTATTTTGAATACCTATAATCGCGCCTCCCTGCTTCGACAGGCGATAAAAAGCATTCAGCGTCAGACGCTCCAAGATTGGGAACTCATTATTGTTGATGACGCCAGTCATGACAGCACCCCTCAATTGCTCGAACGGCTCAAAAAACAAGATGGGCGTCTCCGTGTCTATCGCCACAAAGAGAATAAAGGATTGGCAACAGCGCGCAATACAGGAGTCCGCCATGCGCGAGGACGCTATATCGCCCTCCATGATGATGACGATACCTCCATGCCACATCGCCTACAAACCCAAGTCGATATTCTCGATACGCACCCCCACATCGACATGGTCAGCACATGGCTCACATCCCATCAAGGCGGGGGAAAGAAGGGCATAGGACAGAAACGCATGTCCCGCCATTTCACCCCCGATAGCCTCCCCCCTATGGACACCCTGACATGCATGCCTCTCCCATCACCCCCCCTCATGGGGCGCCGCCATGTGTTCCAAGACACACGCATGCGTCCTTTTTTCAAAAAGGCTGAGGATTATGACTTCATCCTCCGTTGCGTCGAACGCTATCACATCTATATCATTCCACGTATCCTGTACCAATGGCGGACAGCAAGCCATAGCCACGAGACCATGAGCACAAGTGGAAAAAATCTCTTATGCCTCTGGAAGTATCATTGCGCCGCATGGATGTCCGCCTATGATAGACGCCGCCACCGCCATGATACCATCGATACCCATAGGCATATTGATAGCTATCTAGAGTCGAAGGCAGAGGATTTTCTCGCCTTACCGAAGACTATCAAGAAACAGCTGTTATGCCGTTTCTGTAGACGTTGCCTCCACCATGCCTTACGCCATAAGGGTCTTGAGGAGTATCAAGAGGCTTTGTGCCTGTTGAAAACGTTGGGCGGGGCAAGGAGCGTCAACGCCATCGCCCCAAAAATCCTCTTTGCATGTTTTCGAAGGTGGCAACCCCGTTATGCTCTCCCGCTCCTATCGATGTATCTACAGCTGCAAGGCAGAGCCTCCGCCTCATCGGTGCTATAA
- a CDS encoding glycosyltransferase family 2 protein: MKHPPYVDTPAINNTIRQCRNLHRKKYRHHRGTMSQQKPSQKPKVSVITATYNRAHLLPVTVLSIRQQTFTEWEMLLLDDGSTDTTQDVIQKLCAQEPRIRPFRQERNRGAASRNTLFRQARGDYIAFQDDDDISLPQRLQKQVDFLDQHPRYDLVSPWMANFRENGFIDHVNKTRFTSFANKPPPLSAIATGYTLSSPCLMMRRKIIDTLTMRHFFPVAEDFDFLLRAMEQFNLTHMPEILYHYRLGDTRHKTLSTSRHATHRAYSYHIMAWTCAFHRRQGWKEPIHKATHLDEAVAQIHPQFQKLAKKSLEEFYRFFFQNLTHYPSTDDLRHVLFFLQRVGGETALYRLIQEIFLETRNANDMEETCHAIRPLAHQPFFPSHHAIRSIPPKRWRQALRASIHKSPHHVAFDIALMRHTRPTALRVALLPVILSCLFTKKGRASLHILLKHVIGMPQHPAHATDERMKRLLDTFYAPTSP, encoded by the coding sequence GTGAAGCACCCCCCTTATGTCGACACCCCCGCCATCAACAATACTATACGACAATGTCGTAACCTTCACAGGAAAAAATATCGTCATCATCGTGGAACAATGAGCCAACAAAAACCCTCACAAAAACCTAAAGTCTCGGTTATCACAGCAACCTATAATCGCGCCCACCTCCTGCCTGTTACCGTCCTCAGCATAAGACAGCAAACATTCACAGAGTGGGAAATGCTCCTCCTCGATGATGGAAGCACAGACACAACACAAGACGTCATACAAAAACTCTGCGCACAAGAGCCACGCATACGCCCCTTTAGGCAAGAACGTAATCGAGGCGCCGCCTCACGCAACACCCTCTTTCGACAAGCAAGAGGCGACTATATCGCCTTCCAAGATGATGACGATATATCCCTGCCACAACGACTGCAAAAACAAGTCGATTTTCTCGACCAACATCCACGCTATGACCTCGTCAGCCCATGGATGGCAAACTTTCGCGAAAACGGATTTATCGACCACGTCAATAAAACACGATTCACATCCTTCGCGAACAAACCGCCACCCCTGTCCGCTATCGCCACAGGCTACACGCTATCATCCCCATGCCTGATGATGAGACGAAAAATTATCGATACCCTCACCATGCGCCACTTCTTCCCTGTCGCCGAAGATTTCGACTTCCTCCTCAGGGCCATGGAACAATTCAATCTCACCCATATGCCTGAGATTCTCTATCATTACCGACTGGGCGATACCCGCCATAAAACCCTCAGCACCTCACGACACGCCACCCATCGCGCCTATAGCTATCACATCATGGCATGGACATGCGCCTTTCACCGACGACAAGGGTGGAAAGAACCCATCCACAAAGCGACCCACCTCGATGAAGCCGTGGCACAGATTCATCCCCAATTCCAAAAGCTGGCGAAAAAAAGTCTCGAGGAATTTTATCGGTTCTTCTTCCAAAATCTCACCCATTATCCCTCCACCGATGACCTACGTCACGTCCTCTTCTTTTTGCAAAGAGTGGGCGGCGAAACAGCATTATACAGACTCATACAAGAGATTTTCCTAGAAACACGTAACGCCAACGACATGGAAGAGACATGCCACGCCATACGCCCTCTCGCCCATCAACCCTTTTTCCCAAGCCATCACGCTATACGCTCTATCCCGCCCAAACGATGGCGCCAAGCCTTACGAGCAAGCATCCATAAAAGCCCCCACCATGTCGCCTTCGATATTGCCCTGATGCGCCATACCCGCCCAACCGCCTTGCGTGTCGCCCTCTTGCCTGTTATCCTGTCTTGCCTCTTCACAAAAAAAGGAAGGGCATCCCTTCACATCCTCCTCAAACACGTCATCGGCATGCCACAACATCCCGCCCACGCGACAGATGAACGCATGAAACGCCTCCTAGACACATTCTACGCGCCAACATCACCATAA
- a CDS encoding glycosyltransferase gives MHIAIIPPFLAHQYEKRRFASGSFFWQQASALQEHNQWHVSILYPKAYGVVKMGRLLPWKREHKVLKKDGVELWYGYTPYLIKYPFYPCYVRNTLARLFKAYIQRHGIPDVLWIQSSNANHPITRAAIAIAETYQRPFFAVEHTSIASLHKDSYALNAIGKKSLFLATVSSLMSHTLKTMTKDDNAHFLILPNCLSRAYAIDKKPSTKFKRFTFHNTSYLRTGKNPHMIIKAFARFQQDIPESQLIFVGDGPQRAHMETLIDHYQLRDHCFILGFIENAHILRRYVERAHVFVTATSYETFHIALIEALACGLPCISTPHGIATEMLDTSCGLLIEQGTENALYDAMRALHKNYARYDAQTIRQKALKHYAPSVFAQRITTLLEGHGIKTHP, from the coding sequence ATGCATATCGCCATCATTCCTCCTTTCCTTGCCCATCAATATGAAAAACGTCGTTTCGCCTCTGGCTCTTTCTTTTGGCAACAGGCATCGGCCCTGCAAGAACACAACCAGTGGCATGTCAGTATCCTCTATCCAAAAGCTTATGGGGTCGTAAAAATGGGACGTCTCTTGCCATGGAAGCGAGAGCACAAAGTCCTCAAAAAAGATGGTGTCGAACTATGGTATGGCTACACACCCTATCTTATAAAATATCCTTTCTACCCATGCTATGTGAGGAACACCCTCGCCCGCCTGTTCAAAGCTTATATCCAACGCCATGGCATACCCGATGTCCTATGGATACAAAGCAGTAACGCCAATCATCCTATCACCCGCGCCGCCATCGCCATCGCCGAAACATATCAACGCCCCTTCTTCGCCGTGGAACATACCTCCATCGCCTCTTTACACAAAGACAGCTACGCCTTAAACGCCATAGGCAAAAAATCTCTCTTCCTCGCCACCGTCAGCTCCCTCATGAGCCACACGCTCAAAACCATGACAAAGGACGATAACGCCCATTTCTTGATTTTGCCCAATTGCCTCTCCCGCGCCTACGCCATAGACAAAAAACCCTCCACAAAATTCAAACGTTTCACATTCCACAACACAAGCTACCTCAGGACAGGAAAAAACCCTCACATGATCATTAAAGCCTTTGCCCGCTTCCAACAGGACATACCAGAGAGTCAACTCATCTTTGTCGGTGATGGGCCACAGCGCGCCCATATGGAGACGCTCATCGACCATTACCAATTGCGCGACCATTGCTTCATCCTTGGCTTTATCGAAAACGCCCATATCCTACGCCGCTATGTAGAGCGCGCCCACGTCTTCGTCACCGCCACATCTTATGAAACATTCCATATCGCCCTCATCGAAGCACTGGCATGCGGTCTCCCCTGTATCAGCACCCCGCACGGCATCGCCACTGAGATGCTGGATACATCATGCGGCCTGCTCATCGAACAAGGGACAGAAAACGCCCTCTATGACGCCATGCGCGCACTCCATAAAAATTATGCGCGCTATGACGCACAGACAATTCGTCAAAAAGCGCTAAAACACTATGCGCCTTCCGTGTTTGCTCAACGTATCACAACGCTCCTCGAAGGTCACGGCATCAAGACTCACCCATAA
- a CDS encoding glycosyltransferase, producing SLPHRFICLTDERAGLHSDIETFPIPDLGLEPSRLHHGGWQKLATLGETLYDIEGMTLFLDIDVMVVGSLDVFFRSDHKMTIIRDWVSLYQRLFVSRACVGNSSVYAYRIGEHAHVVARFLADKEAAFRQFRNEQRFLTHHVGRLGYWRNGLCCSFKRDCVRDFPLCYVTYPRLPVGARIIVFHGKPDPMEAMHAGFWGWGLHRYRRAAPWVIDYWRRYG from the coding sequence TCCCTTCCCCATCGCTTTATTTGTCTGACGGATGAGCGTGCGGGTCTTCATAGCGACATCGAGACGTTTCCTATTCCCGATTTAGGTTTAGAGCCGTCACGTCTTCACCATGGCGGCTGGCAAAAATTGGCGACACTGGGTGAGACGCTCTACGACATCGAGGGGATGACTCTCTTTTTAGATATTGACGTCATGGTTGTGGGCTCTTTGGATGTCTTTTTTCGCTCAGATCATAAGATGACAATCATTCGTGATTGGGTGTCTTTGTATCAGCGTCTTTTTGTGTCTCGTGCCTGTGTTGGCAATTCTTCTGTGTATGCCTATAGGATTGGTGAGCATGCCCATGTTGTTGCTCGTTTTTTAGCGGATAAAGAGGCGGCTTTTCGCCAATTTCGTAATGAGCAACGTTTTTTGACACACCATGTCGGGCGTCTTGGCTATTGGCGCAATGGTTTATGCTGTAGTTTCAAGAGGGATTGTGTGCGCGACTTTCCCCTATGTTACGTCACCTATCCTCGTTTGCCGGTGGGTGCGCGTATTATCGTCTTTCATGGCAAGCCCGACCCGATGGAGGCAATGCATGCGGGGTTTTGGGGGTGGGGGCTCCATCGTTACAGACGCGCTGCCCCGTGGGTTATCGATTATTGGCGGCGTTATGGGTGA
- the galE gene encoding UDP-glucose 4-epimerase GalE — protein MAKGKHLVTGGAGYVGSHIVLALRDEGRDVIVVDNLSTGHRHGLPRDIPLLEGDIRDEVFLDSVFASHKIESVIHAAAVASVPESVADPQRCHDINVEGTRRVIEMVCRHGVPFIVFSSTSTVYDEGASVPFSEETPLGPISPYAVSKVDGEALLRASCAGSDVSLAGMEHAGGASFAYVVLRYFNVGGADPSMRAGDRKRSATTLIKSALECAIGMRSHVALFGTDYETEDGTAVRDYVHVWDVARAHLLVLSYLEKGGRSDIMNIGVGRGFSVRDVIASVRRVSGKEFVVVEEGRRAGDPPCIFGDVSRARDVIGFEARYTTLDSIVRDGWRWETRMRASRGVTA, from the coding sequence ATGGCAAAAGGTAAGCATTTAGTGACGGGAGGAGCGGGCTATGTCGGTTCGCATATTGTGCTTGCTCTGCGTGACGAGGGGCGGGATGTCATTGTTGTTGATAATTTGTCCACAGGTCATCGCCATGGGTTGCCGCGTGATATTCCTTTGTTAGAGGGTGATATTCGTGATGAGGTTTTTTTAGATAGTGTTTTTGCGAGCCACAAGATTGAGAGTGTTATCCATGCGGCGGCGGTAGCGAGCGTTCCCGAGTCGGTTGCTGATCCCCAGCGTTGTCACGACATTAATGTGGAGGGGACAAGGCGCGTGATCGAGATGGTGTGTCGTCATGGTGTTCCGTTCATTGTTTTTTCTTCGACCTCTACCGTGTATGACGAGGGTGCGTCTGTTCCTTTTTCTGAGGAGACGCCTTTGGGGCCTATCAGTCCGTATGCTGTTTCTAAGGTAGACGGGGAGGCGTTACTGCGCGCCTCTTGTGCGGGGTCGGATGTTTCTCTTGCGGGTATGGAGCATGCTGGTGGTGCTTCCTTTGCCTATGTTGTGTTGCGTTATTTCAATGTTGGTGGCGCTGACCCTTCCATGCGCGCTGGCGATAGGAAGCGTTCGGCGACGACGTTGATAAAGTCGGCATTGGAGTGTGCCATAGGCATGCGTTCCCATGTTGCTCTTTTTGGCACGGATTACGAGACAGAGGATGGGACGGCTGTTCGTGACTATGTTCATGTGTGGGATGTTGCGCGTGCGCATCTTTTGGTGTTATCCTATTTAGAGAAGGGTGGGAGAAGTGACATTATGAATATCGGTGTTGGCAGGGGCTTTTCTGTGAGGGATGTCATAGCGTCGGTGCGTCGTGTGTCTGGCAAGGAGTTTGTCGTTGTTGAGGAGGGTCGGCGCGCTGGTGATCCTCCGTGTATTTTTGGTGATGTTTCTCGGGCGCGCGATGTCATAGGGTTTGAGGCGCGTTATACGACATTGGATTCGATCGTGAGAGATGGTTGGCGTTGGGAGACGCGCATGCGTGCGTCTCGGGGCGTGACGGCTTAG
- a CDS encoding glycosyltransferase family 2 protein, with amino-acid sequence MRQHTPHVSVIITTYNRAERLPRSLQSILCQTFQDFEVIIVDDGSTDNTADVSHALAQKDQRIRYLRHEKNKGIASARNTGCANAQGYYIAFQDDDDISLPTRLEKQIDFLKTHKDVDAVIPWTRVFSSHGFLFQRDHPLHIEKKPPTPVEKILGMHLPPAAILARTTMYQRFPFRPFFTSAEDYDCFLRWVGHYKITHLPEVLYQYNIADQDHKTLTTGSTRQIDTWKNHCLAWMAAFHRQNQWHDPIDKATSIADALNNIHPDFAHKAQHAIQTFLIRELAEKLLAQPLLGLYQPTIDFAYQFGGGQACASMVRHLRHQTRLGMLGLSPQTVEKTYHTIDTIAQKYHLVLKDHKKSIITDGGVTDLSVHGIGRSVREGAFTEAFTAILYLERLHHDKEETTLILKQIPYGDWQKILTATVDREECDMFFACLDLLKKYCPRTQQRHALMRYAVVPHLWAQMMILCLERAYHHRLSTCIDMLNWCYPKGTTRRHILDDVRAHTPRIKLHTAWTHILEECITDHIITRLQNHVLFLNEMYGEKRIVEHMLRHIHVKKWKTGLHYCIKEKHLAGFRTILTLSLTIKGSLSMLAVSHKIIFACIRTGRIVFLFDFIRLMLLAPFTSHRADAPLLDMIQ; translated from the coding sequence ATGCGCCAACATACCCCACACGTGAGCGTCATTATCACCACCTATAACCGCGCCGAACGGCTGCCACGCTCTCTCCAGAGTATCTTGTGCCAGACATTCCAAGATTTCGAAGTCATCATCGTCGACGACGGAAGCACCGATAACACAGCAGACGTGAGCCACGCACTCGCTCAAAAGGACCAACGCATACGCTATCTCCGCCACGAAAAAAATAAAGGAATCGCCTCAGCGCGCAATACAGGATGTGCCAACGCCCAAGGATACTATATCGCCTTCCAAGATGATGACGACATATCCCTCCCCACACGCCTAGAAAAACAAATCGACTTCCTCAAAACACACAAAGACGTCGACGCCGTCATCCCATGGACAAGAGTCTTTAGCAGTCACGGCTTCCTCTTTCAGAGAGATCACCCTCTCCATATAGAAAAAAAGCCACCTACGCCAGTGGAAAAAATCCTCGGCATGCACCTCCCCCCAGCGGCTATCTTGGCACGCACAACGATGTACCAGAGATTCCCCTTCCGCCCTTTCTTTACCTCCGCCGAAGATTATGATTGCTTCCTCAGGTGGGTCGGGCATTACAAAATAACCCACTTACCAGAAGTCCTGTACCAATACAACATCGCCGACCAAGACCATAAGACCTTGACGACAGGAAGCACAAGACAAATCGACACATGGAAAAACCACTGCCTCGCTTGGATGGCCGCCTTCCACCGACAGAATCAGTGGCACGACCCCATCGACAAAGCAACCTCCATAGCCGATGCCCTCAACAATATCCACCCCGATTTTGCTCACAAAGCCCAGCACGCCATCCAAACGTTCCTCATCCGTGAACTGGCAGAAAAACTCCTCGCACAACCCTTGCTTGGCCTGTATCAACCCACCATCGATTTTGCATATCAATTCGGCGGCGGACAAGCCTGTGCCTCCATGGTGAGGCATCTCCGCCATCAAACCAGATTGGGCATGCTAGGACTATCACCCCAAACCGTAGAAAAAACATATCACACCATCGACACCATCGCACAAAAATATCATCTCGTCCTCAAAGACCATAAGAAGAGCATCATCACGGATGGTGGTGTCACTGACCTCTCTGTCCACGGCATCGGCAGATCCGTCAGGGAAGGAGCATTCACCGAAGCCTTCACAGCGATTCTCTATCTCGAACGATTACACCATGATAAGGAAGAGACAACCCTTATCCTCAAACAAATCCCTTATGGAGATTGGCAAAAAATCCTGACAGCGACCGTCGACAGAGAAGAATGCGATATGTTCTTCGCATGTCTCGACCTCCTTAAGAAGTATTGTCCCCGAACACAACAAAGGCATGCCCTCATGCGCTATGCTGTCGTCCCCCACCTCTGGGCGCAAATGATGATCCTCTGCCTAGAGCGCGCATACCATCACCGACTCTCTACATGCATCGACATGCTCAATTGGTGCTATCCCAAAGGAACGACCAGAAGACACATCCTCGATGATGTGCGCGCTCATACACCACGCATAAAACTCCACACGGCATGGACGCACATCTTGGAAGAATGCATCACCGACCATATCATCACACGATTACAGAACCATGTGTTGTTCCTCAACGAGATGTATGGCGAAAAGCGCATCGTAGAACATATGCTCCGCCATATCCATGTCAAAAAATGGAAAACAGGCCTCCATTATTGTATAAAGGAAAAGCACCTCGCTGGTTTTAGGACAATCCTCACATTATCGCTCACCATCAAAGGGAGTCTCAGCATGCTGGCCGTCAGTCATAAAATTATCTTCGCATGCATACGCACAGGGAGAATTGTCTTTCTCTTCGATTTCATACGCCTCATGCTCCTCGCCCCCTTCACATCCCACAGGGCTGATGCTCCCCTCCTTGATATGATACAATGA